The proteins below are encoded in one region of Ereboglobus luteus:
- a CDS encoding DUF502 domain-containing protein: MAPVNLPAQDTPQARHPLLTKLRNGFVAGLVLLAPIGITAFVFSWVFKKSGGILRPLFQGYLPEWIKPDSIIWDIFSTLVLIALITVLGLVSRYVMSRWFLKFVDRLIRSIPGVSAVYGAVKQIIDTFSTKNKNVFSKVVLVQFPRKGMYSVGFLTNEMVGEVQEKTAEKVSAVFVPTTPNPTTGFLIMLPKEDIIELDMTVGEGMKMIVSVGAVAPPWPPPLRSRRLQN; encoded by the coding sequence ATGGCACCCGTCAATCTTCCAGCTCAGGACACACCACAGGCAAGGCATCCATTGCTCACGAAATTGAGAAACGGTTTTGTCGCGGGATTGGTGCTGCTGGCGCCAATCGGAATCACGGCATTTGTGTTCTCGTGGGTTTTCAAAAAATCGGGCGGCATTTTGCGTCCGCTGTTCCAGGGATACCTGCCGGAATGGATCAAGCCGGACAGCATCATCTGGGATATTTTTTCCACGCTTGTGCTGATTGCGTTGATCACAGTGCTGGGGCTTGTGTCGCGGTATGTCATGAGCCGGTGGTTCTTGAAATTCGTTGACCGGCTGATCCGGAGCATTCCCGGAGTGAGCGCGGTCTATGGCGCGGTGAAGCAGATCATCGACACGTTCAGCACCAAAAACAAAAACGTGTTCAGCAAGGTGGTGCTGGTGCAGTTTCCGAGAAAGGGCATGTATTCGGTTGGTTTCCTCACAAACGAGATGGTCGGCGAGGTGCAGGAAAAAACGGCCGAGAAGGTCTCGGCGGTATTTGTGCCAACGACGCCAAATCCGACGACGGGCTTTCTAATCATGCTGCCGAAGGAGGACATCATCGAACTGGACATGACTGTGGGCGAGGGAATGAAGATGATCGTGTCGGTGGGCGCCGTTGCCCCGCCGTGGCCCCCGCCGCTCCGAAGCCGGAGGCTTCAGAACTAA
- a CDS encoding UGSC family (seleno)protein, giving the protein MKHHHKTRRPLFVIFLAAIFGMAAIAFAQTPATPGLAGGSWLKPANVAECVDDACAVPPVSITGEQAYGVVAPIGNHDVKMIQQAPRLDTLDGKTIALVGGSFNASVTHQEIKRLILKNYPKAKVLMFQEVGAAGQYYERSRQVKEFQSRLKELNVDAVISGNAGCGICTLKETGNCIAAEHIGIPAVTVGAPTFVRQIYSTGINRGVPAPRAATYPGAFSAHTNEELVKNTREIVWPQIVSALTEPISDGEIAERAHARMGEPREIVFTGTQDEVSAFFADNRWSDGLPIIPPTIERVEEFLKFTDHAWDSVIGTIPPANRKALVWHVAVNGVMAGCPPEYMPLLIAYTKALGVGNFRRPLASTHAWTPYGWINGPVSRQLGIDCGQGMISEPRNMLLGRFINLAMLNLGGYYVKENRMGTFGYLTPWSFTEDEEACLRIGWEPYHVQKGYDLNQNALTAGSALMWGNNLTPATPDAEKIMELIAWDIVEGKSQNALGATNPTVYRTIFVTEFVARDLAKKYETKTSLETALVKTARRPAHMRAYANYWANPGSQQSERFTFEQYKQRIIRRENAELTEPPPWFPPQVAGGKKIHTVATMEPGMTPILVTGDRDRNKVQVMPGGAYATILIELPSNWDALMEARGYRPLKEFFLTEDSAGAKPSAKNSHAVNPPEKRPKKTPARSSSEKVGGSRMRAKSNHTP; this is encoded by the coding sequence ATGAAACACCATCACAAAACACGCCGCCCGTTATTCGTTATTTTCCTCGCTGCCATTTTCGGAATGGCGGCGATTGCCTTCGCGCAGACGCCCGCCACGCCGGGTTTGGCGGGCGGCTCCTGGCTGAAGCCGGCGAACGTCGCCGAATGCGTTGACGACGCTTGTGCGGTGCCGCCGGTCAGCATAACCGGCGAGCAGGCCTATGGCGTGGTGGCGCCAATCGGAAACCATGACGTGAAGATGATACAGCAGGCGCCGCGCCTGGACACGTTGGACGGAAAGACGATCGCCCTTGTGGGCGGCAGCTTCAACGCCTCCGTGACGCACCAGGAAATCAAGCGGTTGATTTTGAAAAATTATCCCAAGGCGAAGGTGCTCATGTTTCAGGAGGTCGGTGCGGCGGGGCAGTATTACGAGCGGAGCCGGCAGGTGAAGGAGTTTCAAAGCCGGCTCAAGGAATTGAATGTGGACGCCGTCATATCCGGAAACGCCGGCTGCGGGATTTGCACCCTCAAGGAGACCGGCAACTGCATCGCCGCCGAGCACATTGGCATTCCCGCCGTGACGGTTGGCGCGCCGACTTTTGTCAGGCAGATTTATTCCACGGGCATCAACCGCGGCGTGCCCGCCCCGCGCGCGGCGACTTATCCCGGCGCGTTTTCGGCCCACACCAACGAGGAGCTTGTGAAAAATACGCGGGAGATTGTCTGGCCGCAAATTGTCAGCGCCTTGACCGAGCCCATCTCCGACGGGGAGATTGCGGAGCGCGCCCACGCCAGGATGGGCGAGCCGAGGGAAATCGTGTTCACGGGCACGCAAGACGAGGTGAGCGCGTTTTTCGCGGACAATCGCTGGAGCGACGGGCTGCCGATAATTCCGCCGACCATCGAGCGCGTTGAGGAGTTTCTAAAATTCACCGACCATGCGTGGGACAGCGTCATCGGCACCATCCCGCCGGCGAACCGAAAAGCTCTGGTGTGGCACGTCGCGGTGAACGGTGTGATGGCCGGCTGTCCGCCGGAATACATGCCCCTGCTCATCGCCTACACGAAGGCGCTTGGTGTCGGAAATTTTCGGCGGCCCCTGGCGAGCACCCACGCGTGGACTCCGTATGGATGGATCAACGGACCGGTTTCGCGGCAGCTGGGAATTGATTGCGGACAGGGCATGATCAGCGAGCCGCGGAACATGCTCCTTGGGCGCTTCATCAATCTGGCGATGCTGAACCTCGGTGGATATTACGTGAAAGAAAACAGGATGGGCACCTTCGGCTACCTCACCCCATGGTCGTTCACCGAGGACGAGGAGGCCTGCCTGCGGATCGGATGGGAGCCCTACCATGTGCAGAAGGGCTACGACCTCAACCAGAACGCGCTGACCGCCGGCTCCGCGCTGATGTGGGGCAACAACCTCACACCCGCGACGCCCGACGCCGAAAAAATCATGGAGCTCATCGCGTGGGACATCGTGGAGGGAAAATCGCAAAACGCCCTCGGCGCCACGAATCCCACCGTTTACCGGACTATTTTTGTGACCGAGTTTGTGGCCCGCGACCTCGCCAAAAAATACGAAACAAAAACCTCGCTGGAAACCGCCCTGGTCAAGACGGCCCGCCGCCCCGCGCACATGCGGGCCTACGCAAACTACTGGGCCAATCCCGGCAGCCAGCAATCCGAGCGGTTCACCTTTGAGCAATACAAGCAACGGATCATCCGGCGTGAAAACGCCGAGCTGACGGAGCCGCCGCCCTGGTTTCCGCCGCAGGTCGCCGGCGGCAAAAAAATACACACGGTCGCCACCATGGAGCCCGGAATGACGCCGATTCTCGTGACGGGCGACCGCGACAGAAACAAGGTGCAAGTCATGCCCGGCGGCGCATACGCCACGATCCTGATCGAGCTTCCGTCCAACTGGGACGCGCTGATGGAGGCGCGCGGCTATCGCCCGCTGAAAGAGTTTTTCCTCACGGAAGATTCGGCCGGTGCGAAACCCTCCGCGAAAAATAGCCATGCCGTTAACCCTCCCGAAAAACGTCCGAAAAAAACTCCCGCGCGCTCATCCTCCGAAAAGGTTGGCGGGAGTAGGATGCGGGCGAAATCCAATCACACGCCATGA
- a CDS encoding ABC transporter substrate-binding protein: MKKPILIAMLSALVALAAGLASCSRTVEPNKQVNLFAWSEYIPQSVIDDFTKETGIKVNYETFATGEEMLNKVLAGGTKYDIIQPCDYIAEGMIRNNLLLPLDYTKLPNFENIMPEFKKLVYDPEQKFTVPFMVGGVGIVVNTEKVKEPIRGYKDIFQPKYAGRIVVLDDGRELVTCAFESLGIPINNITKENLERARPVIAEWMKYIKIYDSDSPKNSLSNGDVDIGVVWNGEAARLWFENKKFQYVRPAEGAHFFVDVFAIPHNSRNTEAAHKFIDYIMRPEVSREISKVFPYTNPNGAARKLLTQEELDNAASYPNLSNIQLFRDIPGSGELTDQLYTDLKNSAGR; the protein is encoded by the coding sequence ATGAAAAAACCAATCCTCATCGCCATGCTCTCCGCCTTGGTGGCCCTTGCCGCCGGGCTCGCGTCCTGTTCGCGCACCGTCGAGCCAAACAAGCAGGTCAACCTGTTTGCCTGGTCCGAATACATACCCCAGTCGGTGATCGACGACTTCACCAAGGAAACCGGCATCAAGGTCAATTACGAGACCTTCGCCACCGGCGAGGAAATGCTCAACAAGGTTTTGGCCGGCGGCACCAAATACGACATCATCCAGCCCTGCGACTACATCGCCGAGGGCATGATAAGAAACAACCTGCTCCTTCCGCTCGATTACACAAAGCTCCCCAATTTCGAAAACATCATGCCCGAGTTCAAAAAACTCGTCTATGATCCCGAGCAAAAATTCACCGTGCCCTTCATGGTCGGCGGCGTCGGCATCGTCGTGAACACCGAGAAGGTCAAGGAGCCGATCCGCGGCTACAAGGACATCTTCCAGCCGAAATACGCCGGCCGCATCGTCGTCCTTGACGACGGGCGCGAACTGGTCACCTGCGCCTTCGAGTCGCTCGGCATTCCCATCAACAACATCACCAAGGAAAACCTCGAGCGCGCCCGCCCCGTGATCGCCGAGTGGATGAAATACATCAAAATCTACGACTCCGACAGCCCGAAAAATTCCCTCAGCAACGGCGACGTTGACATCGGCGTTGTCTGGAACGGCGAGGCCGCGCGCCTCTGGTTTGAAAACAAAAAATTCCAATACGTCCGTCCCGCGGAGGGCGCGCATTTCTTCGTGGACGTGTTCGCCATCCCGCACAACTCGCGCAACACCGAGGCCGCGCACAAATTCATCGACTACATCATGCGCCCCGAAGTCAGCCGCGAAATCTCGAAGGTCTTCCCCTACACCAATCCGAACGGCGCCGCGCGCAAACTCCTCACGCAGGAGGAGCTCGACAATGCCGCCAGCTATCCGAACCTGTCCAACATCCAACTCTTCCGCGACATCCCCGGCAGCGGTGAACTCACCGACCAGCTCTACACCGATCTGAAAAACTCCGCCGGAAGATAA
- a CDS encoding ABC transporter permease, with protein sequence MSKPSFLMRLLPASGLKILNRGLAAWTVIVFIFLYLPILILVVFSFNGGKNSKAWDGLSLKWYGELFNNTPIMESLKNSLIIAFATTIASVIVGTTGAWLLHRYKYKFSKTLQTLICVPMIMPEIVMGISLLILFTVVRMELGFATVTIAHITFCFPFVLVAVQARLHGLDPALEEAALDLGAKPLQAFWLVIVPCLKPAILSGALMAFTLSLDELIVTFFTRGPGSQTLPIVVYGKARVGLDLTLNALSTVFVITTVVFVFFSEYLRKISTRK encoded by the coding sequence ATGAGCAAACCGTCCTTCCTGATGCGCCTGCTTCCGGCGTCGGGCCTCAAGATTCTAAATCGAGGCCTCGCCGCATGGACGGTGATCGTGTTCATCTTTCTTTACCTCCCGATTCTCATCCTTGTCGTCTTTTCGTTCAACGGAGGGAAAAACAGCAAGGCGTGGGACGGGCTTTCGCTGAAGTGGTATGGCGAGTTGTTCAACAACACGCCCATCATGGAGTCGTTGAAAAATTCCCTCATCATCGCCTTCGCCACGACCATCGCATCCGTCATCGTCGGGACGACCGGCGCGTGGCTGCTGCATCGCTACAAGTATAAATTTTCCAAAACCCTCCAGACGCTGATCTGCGTGCCGATGATCATGCCCGAGATCGTCATGGGCATCAGCCTGCTCATCCTTTTCACGGTTGTGCGCATGGAGCTTGGTTTCGCGACGGTGACCATCGCGCACATCACGTTTTGTTTTCCCTTTGTGCTCGTGGCCGTGCAAGCGCGACTTCACGGGCTCGACCCGGCGCTTGAGGAAGCCGCGCTCGATCTAGGCGCGAAACCGCTCCAGGCGTTCTGGCTCGTCATCGTGCCGTGTCTGAAGCCCGCGATTCTTTCCGGCGCGCTCATGGCGTTCACGCTTTCGCTCGACGAGCTGATTGTCACCTTCTTCACACGCGGCCCCGGTTCGCAAACGCTGCCGATTGTCGTTTACGGCAAGGCGCGCGTCGGCCTGGACCTCACCCTCAACGCCCTCTCCACGGTGTTCGTGATCACGACCGTTGTTTTCGTTTTCTTCTCGGAATACCTGCGCAAGATCAGCACGCGCAAGTAA
- a CDS encoding 3-deoxy-7-phosphoheptulonate synthase, whose product MISSLTCIPQPGADPAISVTHVEKRVPAPCISYSRALLPPAVLIEELALSPAEAEFVAGARAQIGDILKQRDDRLIVIAGPCSIHDTEAALDYARRLAALGKKHEKDLFVVMRAYFEKPRTVAGWKGLINDPYIDNSFRINDGLRIARQLLRDMIKTGVPAATEFLDTIIMKYIADMVCYGAIGARTSQSQVHRELASGLPMPVGFKNDTTGSVQIAVDALGAAKRPHWFPSVADDGAAAIFNTTGNPDAHLILRGGARTGANYKAGHIADATALLAKAGHPGVVVVDCSHGNSEKDHRRQPAVAADLARQVAAGTRAIAGVMLESHLREGRQDKPDKYGVSITDACISFEQTEPILEQLAGAVRSRRKAVAGMK is encoded by the coding sequence ATGATTTCATCACTCACATGCATCCCGCAGCCCGGCGCAGACCCGGCGATAAGCGTCACACATGTCGAAAAACGCGTCCCCGCGCCGTGCATATCGTATTCACGCGCGCTGCTCCCGCCCGCGGTTTTAATCGAGGAATTGGCCCTGTCGCCGGCGGAGGCCGAATTCGTCGCCGGGGCGCGCGCGCAGATAGGCGACATTTTGAAACAGCGCGACGACCGCCTGATTGTCATTGCCGGCCCCTGCTCGATTCACGACACGGAGGCCGCGCTCGACTACGCCCGGCGGCTGGCGGCGCTCGGGAAAAAACACGAAAAGGATTTGTTTGTCGTCATGCGCGCTTATTTCGAAAAGCCTCGCACCGTCGCCGGATGGAAGGGCCTGATCAACGACCCGTATATCGACAATAGTTTCAGGATTAACGACGGCCTGCGCATCGCGCGGCAACTGCTTCGCGACATGATTAAAACAGGCGTGCCGGCGGCGACCGAATTTCTCGACACAATCATCATGAAATACATCGCGGACATGGTTTGCTACGGCGCCATTGGCGCGCGCACATCGCAAAGCCAGGTTCACCGCGAGCTGGCGTCGGGCCTGCCGATGCCGGTCGGCTTCAAAAACGACACCACCGGCAGCGTGCAAATAGCCGTCGACGCGCTCGGCGCGGCCAAGCGGCCGCACTGGTTCCCCTCCGTGGCGGACGACGGCGCGGCGGCGATTTTCAACACGACCGGCAACCCCGACGCGCACCTCATTCTGCGCGGCGGCGCGCGCACTGGTGCCAATTACAAGGCCGGGCACATCGCCGACGCGACCGCGCTGCTCGCGAAGGCGGGGCACCCCGGCGTTGTTGTCGTGGATTGCTCGCATGGGAACAGCGAGAAAGACCATCGCCGGCAGCCTGCGGTCGCCGCGGATTTGGCGCGGCAAGTCGCCGCCGGCACGCGGGCGATTGCCGGCGTGATGCTCGAAAGCCACCTGCGCGAAGGCAGGCAGGACAAGCCGGACAAATACGGCGTGAGCATCACCGACGCCTGCATTTCGTTCGAGCAAACCGAGCCGATCCTGGAGCAACTCGCCGGGGCCGTCCGCAGCCGGCGCAAGGCCGTTGCCGGGATGAAATAA
- a CDS encoding alpha/beta hydrolase, which yields MKHHHKTHRATLAIFLAAMCGTITPGFALAPSQPEPPAGFNAPRAGVARGKIATVEFKSKSTGEKFRATVYMPPGYSPAKKYSALYLLHGASGDENTWTHEIQAYAILDNLFADKKLEPMIAVMPSSLPKSARKQADESRDAKQKAGMAFGGVLLNDLIPFIEAPVIADREHRALAGLSMGAGLAFNTGLTNPDKFAWIGAFSGGGTRRLANNPQLDVTSPERVPRLLWLSVGNKDKLMSDRMATADSFLTERKIPHVFHINAGGHEPWVWMNDLYHFAPLLFKNEPNVTVAVR from the coding sequence ATGAAACATCACCACAAAACACACCGCGCGACACTCGCCATTTTTCTCGCCGCCATGTGCGGAACGATCACCCCGGGTTTTGCGCTCGCACCAAGCCAGCCCGAGCCGCCCGCCGGCTTCAACGCTCCCCGCGCCGGCGTCGCGCGCGGAAAAATCGCGACCGTTGAGTTCAAGTCGAAATCCACCGGGGAGAAATTCCGCGCGACCGTTTACATGCCGCCGGGCTATTCCCCCGCGAAGAAATACTCCGCGCTCTACCTGCTTCACGGGGCGAGCGGCGACGAGAACACCTGGACGCACGAGATTCAGGCCTACGCGATCCTCGACAATCTTTTCGCCGACAAGAAGCTCGAGCCGATGATTGCCGTCATGCCGTCGAGCCTCCCGAAGTCGGCGCGCAAACAGGCTGACGAAAGCCGCGACGCGAAACAGAAGGCGGGCATGGCGTTTGGCGGCGTGTTGTTGAACGACCTGATACCGTTCATCGAGGCCCCCGTGATCGCCGACCGCGAGCATCGCGCACTGGCGGGGCTCTCGATGGGCGCTGGGCTGGCGTTCAACACCGGCCTGACGAACCCGGACAAGTTTGCCTGGATCGGCGCGTTTTCCGGCGGAGGCACACGGCGGCTTGCGAACAATCCGCAACTCGACGTGACCTCGCCGGAGCGCGTGCCGCGCTTGCTGTGGCTCTCGGTTGGCAACAAGGACAAGTTGATGTCGGACCGCATGGCGACCGCGGACTCGTTTCTGACGGAAAGGAAAATCCCCCACGTCTTCCACATCAATGCCGGGGGGCACGAGCCATGGGTTTGGATGAACGACCTCTACCACTTTGCGCCGCTGCTTTTCAAAAATGAACCCAACGTAACTGTGGCCGTCCGTTAA
- a CDS encoding ABC transporter permease: protein MQAVTLPDNNAGHAKRPRLFGWLLITPMVLWLVLFVVAPLLILLVYSFCQRDDMGRIVYTFTLDNYQRAFDPIYLRILWRSVLYAAITTVLCIAIGYPVAWFIARQSETIRNRLIMLVMIPFWTSFLIRTYAWITILNQNGLLNGLLESARIIPQPLEILYTPSAVILGLVYAYLPFMILPIYGSAEKVDESLVDAAHDLGAGPMRAFSDVIIPLTWPGISAGILLVFVPAIGMFAVTDLMGGGRDMLIGNVIQNQFGKARNWPFGAALGVIFTVLFVAAYAFVQYRASKRNQHQ, encoded by the coding sequence ATGCAAGCCGTAACACTCCCCGACAACAACGCCGGCCACGCCAAGCGCCCCCGGCTCTTTGGCTGGCTGCTCATTACGCCGATGGTGTTGTGGCTTGTTCTCTTTGTCGTCGCGCCCCTGCTCATCCTGCTCGTTTACAGCTTCTGCCAGCGCGACGACATGGGGCGCATCGTTTACACTTTCACGCTCGACAATTACCAGCGCGCGTTCGACCCCATCTACCTGCGCATCCTCTGGCGCTCGGTGCTCTACGCGGCGATCACCACCGTGCTCTGCATCGCCATCGGTTATCCCGTCGCGTGGTTCATCGCACGGCAAAGCGAAACGATCCGCAACCGCCTCATCATGCTCGTGATGATTCCCTTTTGGACCAGCTTTCTCATCCGCACCTACGCCTGGATTACCATCCTTAACCAAAACGGTCTCCTGAACGGACTGCTCGAGTCCGCCAGAATAATTCCGCAGCCCCTCGAAATCCTCTACACGCCCTCCGCCGTCATTCTCGGCCTCGTTTACGCCTACCTGCCCTTCATGATTTTGCCGATCTATGGCAGCGCGGAAAAAGTGGACGAATCGCTCGTCGACGCCGCGCACGACCTCGGCGCCGGCCCCATGCGCGCGTTTTCCGACGTTATCATCCCGCTCACCTGGCCCGGCATCTCCGCCGGCATCCTGCTCGTGTTCGTGCCCGCCATCGGCATGTTTGCAGTCACCGACCTCATGGGCGGCGGGCGCGACATGCTCATCGGCAACGTCATTCAAAATCAATTTGGCAAGGCGCGCAACTGGCCCTTCGGCGCCGCGCTCGGCGTGATCTTCACCGTCCTGTTCGTCGCCGCCTACGCCTTTGTTCAATACCGCGCGTCGAAACGAAACCAGCACCAGTAG
- a CDS encoding ABC transporter ATP-binding protein codes for MIQINGVTKRFGNFTAVNDVTLEVQTGEFLTLLGPSGCGKTTLLRMLSGFEHPTEGTIFIDGEDVTDLAPYRRNVNQVFQSYALFPHMTVRDNIGFGLRMKKVAEAEARQRIADVVKLVALEGFEDRYPHQLSGGQRQRVALARAIVPRPTVLLLDEPLSALDAKLRVQMQFELKRLQKHLGITFVFVTHDQEEALTMSDRIAVFNKGKLEQLGTADEIYHHPKTAFVADFIGEANLLEAEMISRNGVNGRVRVEGGLELTISLSQWPAEMTCAIVTVRPEKVFISKHPIDAENVFEAHITEEVFQGAIDRLGIQCVNGTTQLTALVANESALQEAFHQGDRVWCGLHADDLVVVLPDD; via the coding sequence ATGATCCAGATAAACGGAGTCACCAAACGGTTCGGAAACTTCACTGCGGTCAACGACGTGACCCTTGAGGTGCAGACGGGAGAATTCCTCACACTCCTTGGACCCTCCGGCTGCGGGAAAACGACACTCCTCCGAATGCTCTCCGGTTTTGAGCACCCCACTGAAGGCACAATCTTTATCGACGGCGAAGACGTCACCGACCTCGCGCCCTACCGCCGCAACGTCAACCAAGTCTTCCAATCCTACGCGCTCTTCCCGCACATGACCGTGCGCGACAACATCGGCTTCGGGCTGCGCATGAAAAAAGTCGCCGAGGCCGAGGCCCGCCAACGCATCGCCGACGTTGTCAAACTCGTCGCGCTCGAAGGTTTCGAGGACCGCTACCCGCACCAACTCTCCGGCGGCCAGCGCCAGCGCGTCGCGCTCGCCCGCGCCATCGTTCCCCGTCCGACGGTGCTTCTCCTCGACGAACCCCTCTCCGCGCTCGACGCCAAGCTGCGCGTGCAAATGCAGTTCGAGCTCAAACGCCTCCAAAAGCACCTCGGCATCACTTTCGTTTTTGTCACGCACGACCAGGAGGAGGCGCTTACGATGAGCGACCGCATCGCGGTCTTCAACAAGGGCAAACTCGAGCAACTCGGCACCGCCGACGAAATCTATCACCATCCGAAAACCGCCTTTGTCGCCGACTTCATCGGCGAGGCCAACCTCCTTGAGGCCGAGATGATCTCGCGCAACGGCGTCAACGGACGCGTCCGCGTCGAGGGCGGTCTCGAGCTCACCATCAGCCTCTCGCAATGGCCCGCCGAAATGACGTGCGCCATCGTCACCGTGCGCCCCGAAAAAGTCTTTATTTCGAAACACCCCATCGACGCTGAAAACGTCTTCGAGGCGCACATCACCGAGGAGGTGTTCCAAGGCGCGATCGACCGCCTCGGCATCCAGTGTGTGAACGGCACCACGCAACTCACCGCGCTTGTGGCAAACGAAAGCGCGCTCCAAGAAGCCTTCCACCAAGGCGACCGAGTCTGGTGCGGTCTCCACGCCGACGACCTCGTAGTCGTGCTGCCCGACGATTGA
- a CDS encoding sensor histidine kinase: MKRRHSIRVRLLGYIGLLLLLVLAGFGYVAWQRDGAARIAAVDRELEQRLNLLIVGYRPDAGQRPRETSEPRLSPRALELLANEGGEPFYYRVWHGNGRMQGRSGDAHEISRPAQTAHGKLLRMRSEFRELVHFTPTGRCFLVGRGTRDERAAMRADALSLAAIGAGVLLLGLALAWWIASRVTRPLAQVSRTAKQIATGDLSRRIPVPKPEDELSEVASVLNETFARLEDAFARQKQFTADASHELRTPVSLILTHAQGALLREQTPAEYREALADCVSAARRMKTLIDALLDFTRFDAGAETLAREPCDLAELAGDCAKQLRPLADAKNQRLEMQLAPAPCLGDSTRLAQVITNLLTNAIQHTPAGGIITLRTHRDDSARVSISDTGEGIASEQLPRLFERFHRTDASRARATGGLGLGLAICKAIMKAHGGDITVESEIGKGTTFTATLPAITVTK, encoded by the coding sequence ATGAAACGCCGCCATTCCATCCGAGTGCGTTTGCTGGGCTACATCGGCCTGCTGCTCCTCCTCGTGCTCGCCGGCTTTGGCTACGTGGCATGGCAGCGCGACGGCGCGGCGCGAATCGCCGCCGTTGACCGCGAGCTTGAGCAAAGGCTGAACCTGCTGATCGTCGGCTACCGGCCCGACGCCGGACAACGCCCGCGCGAAACCAGCGAACCGCGCCTGTCGCCCCGCGCGCTCGAGCTCCTCGCCAACGAAGGCGGCGAGCCGTTCTACTATCGCGTGTGGCACGGCAATGGACGCATGCAAGGGCGTTCCGGCGACGCGCATGAAATATCGCGCCCCGCGCAAACGGCGCATGGAAAACTGCTGCGGATGAGGAGCGAGTTTAGGGAACTCGTTCACTTCACGCCCACGGGCCGCTGCTTTTTGGTCGGGCGCGGCACTCGGGACGAACGCGCCGCGATGCGCGCCGACGCCCTCTCGCTCGCCGCCATCGGCGCGGGTGTGCTGTTGCTCGGACTCGCGCTCGCCTGGTGGATTGCCTCGCGCGTGACGCGCCCGCTCGCGCAAGTCAGCCGCACCGCAAAACAAATCGCCACCGGCGACCTCTCGCGCCGCATCCCCGTCCCCAAACCCGAGGACGAACTCAGCGAAGTCGCCAGCGTGCTCAACGAAACCTTCGCCCGTCTTGAGGACGCGTTTGCGCGACAAAAGCAATTCACCGCCGACGCCTCGCACGAACTTCGCACGCCCGTCTCGCTCATCCTCACGCACGCGCAAGGCGCGCTCCTGCGCGAGCAAACCCCGGCCGAATATCGCGAGGCGCTCGCCGACTGCGTGAGCGCGGCGCGGCGGATGAAAACGCTCATCGACGCACTGCTCGACTTCACGCGCTTCGACGCCGGGGCTGAGACACTTGCGCGCGAACCTTGCGACCTCGCGGAGCTCGCCGGTGATTGCGCAAAACAACTCCGCCCGCTCGCCGATGCGAAAAACCAGCGCCTCGAAATGCAACTAGCGCCCGCGCCCTGCCTCGGCGATTCCACACGCCTCGCGCAAGTGATCACCAACCTGCTCACCAACGCCATCCAGCACACGCCCGCCGGCGGAATCATCACCCTGCGGACACATCGCGACGACAGCGCGCGCGTCTCCATTTCCGACACCGGCGAAGGAATCGCCTCCGAACAACTCCCCCGGCTCTTTGAACGCTTTCATCGCACCGACGCCTCGCGCGCCCGCGCCACCGGAGGCTTGGGCCTGGGCCTCGCCATCTGCAAAGCCATCATGAAAGCCCACGGCGGCGACATCACAGTCGAAAGCGAAATCGGAAAAGGAACAACATTCACGGCAACCCTCCCGGCAATTACGGTGACGAAGTGA
- a CDS encoding response regulator transcription factor, with product MRLLIIEDEADMLRRLAKIMRVEGYAVDTAADGREGLYKAQENDYDLILLDAMLPVFDGWELLARLRKTKKTPVLMLTARDASADRVRGLDNGADDYVAKPFDLPELLARVRALIRRGAETASSRLDFGEIVIDTAQRCAWRRGEAVTLQPNEYALLEYLALHRGKLVTRTTLYEHLFDENEETLSNLLDVRVSNLRRKLGQDFIVTKRGHGYGIGIEP from the coding sequence ATGCGACTCCTCATCATCGAAGACGAAGCCGACATGCTGCGCAGGCTCGCAAAAATCATGCGCGTCGAGGGCTACGCCGTGGACACGGCGGCGGACGGCCGGGAGGGATTATACAAGGCGCAAGAAAACGACTACGACCTGATCCTGCTCGACGCGATGCTGCCCGTGTTCGACGGATGGGAATTGCTGGCGCGATTGCGAAAAACAAAAAAGACACCCGTGCTCATGCTCACCGCGCGCGACGCCAGCGCGGACCGCGTGCGCGGCCTGGACAACGGCGCGGACGATTACGTGGCCAAACCCTTCGACCTGCCGGAACTGCTCGCGCGCGTGCGCGCGCTCATCCGCCGCGGAGCCGAGACCGCGAGCAGCCGGCTCGACTTTGGCGAAATCGTCATCGACACCGCGCAGCGCTGCGCGTGGCGGCGCGGCGAGGCCGTGACGCTGCAACCAAACGAATACGCGCTGCTGGAATACCTCGCGCTGCACCGCGGCAAACTCGTAACGCGCACCACGCTCTACGAGCACCTTTTCGACGAAAACGAGGAGACACTCTCCAACCTGCTCGACGTGCGTGTGTCCAACCTGCGCCGAAAACTCGGGCAGGATTTCATCGTCACAAAACGCGGGCACGGCTACGGCATCGGCATCGAACCATGA